From Pseudonocardia autotrophica, one genomic window encodes:
- a CDS encoding MadR family response regulator transcription factor produces the protein MRQGLRAVLEREEDLRVVGEAGSAAEAIAAVAASRPQVVLLDLKLASGPQTDGLEVCRKLCADHPGIGVLVLTTFAEDRLVVESVQAGARGYVVKDVDTTELVRAIRAVSRGESAFDARSASAMVRSLSGGMPDRERLTDRELDVLRLLARGLSNRAIGTELFISETTVKFHVGNLMRKLMVSRRAEAVYAATKLGLL, from the coding sequence ATGCGGCAGGGCCTGCGGGCCGTGCTGGAACGCGAGGAGGACCTGCGGGTGGTCGGCGAGGCGGGCAGCGCCGCCGAGGCCATCGCCGCCGTCGCCGCGAGCCGCCCGCAGGTGGTGCTGCTGGACCTCAAACTGGCCTCGGGCCCGCAGACCGACGGGCTGGAGGTCTGCCGCAAGCTGTGCGCCGACCACCCCGGGATCGGGGTGCTCGTGCTGACCACGTTCGCCGAGGACCGGCTCGTCGTCGAGTCGGTGCAGGCCGGGGCGCGCGGCTATGTGGTCAAGGACGTCGACACCACCGAGCTCGTCCGGGCGATCCGGGCGGTCTCCCGCGGGGAGAGCGCGTTCGACGCCCGCTCGGCCTCGGCGATGGTGCGGTCGCTGTCCGGTGGGATGCCGGACCGGGAACGGCTCACCGACCGGGAGCTGGACGTACTGCGGCTGCTGGCCCGTGGGCTGTCCAACCGCGCGATCGGCACCGAGTTGTTCATCTCCGAGACCACGGTCAAGTTTCACGTGGGGAACCTGATGCGCAAGCTCATGGTGTCCCGCCGAGCCGAGGCGGTCTACGCCGCCACCAAGCTGGGACTGCTGTAG
- a CDS encoding iron-containing alcohol dehydrogenase, translated as MVLTGTSGSAARDTVLVLDGGPAHPGSDGGYTVRSPECPREARPRLSKFHAPEIVFGPDSLPESAHAAVRLGARRPFVVTDPGVTEAGWPAELLRYLRSAGLQPQLWNDITPNPKDHEIQAGFERYQSSGCDVVVGIGGGSVIDAAKGVALLAANGGTILDYEGIDRISNPIPPLVMVPSTSGTGADVSQFCIITDTERLTKITIMGRALVPDVSVIDPRLLVTMPDWLNAATGLDALTHGIEAFVSLAHGPLTDTHALHAVALVHANLPTTMIRRHDDGPRTAMAQAALEAGLAFTNAILGATHAMSHQVGGMLDLPHGLINGVLLPHVIRFNGAQEPTRFVPIAQAMGLPARPGIPGDEAVDMVATEVRKLADEVGVPTGLGAIGVREADVPRLARLTLGDACLTTNPRTATVAQIEDLFREAL; from the coding sequence GTGGTCCTCACCGGTACATCCGGAAGCGCCGCGCGGGACACCGTCCTGGTGTTGGACGGCGGTCCGGCGCATCCCGGTTCCGACGGCGGCTACACGGTCCGCTCGCCGGAGTGTCCGCGCGAGGCGCGTCCGCGGCTGTCGAAGTTCCACGCCCCGGAGATCGTCTTCGGGCCCGACTCGCTGCCCGAGTCGGCACATGCGGCCGTCCGGCTGGGTGCCCGCCGGCCGTTCGTGGTCACCGACCCGGGCGTCACCGAGGCGGGCTGGCCGGCCGAGCTGCTGCGCTACCTGCGCTCCGCCGGGCTGCAGCCGCAGCTGTGGAACGACATCACCCCGAACCCCAAGGACCACGAGATCCAGGCCGGGTTCGAGCGGTATCAGAGCTCCGGCTGCGACGTCGTCGTCGGTATCGGTGGCGGCTCGGTGATCGACGCGGCGAAGGGCGTCGCGCTGCTCGCCGCGAACGGCGGCACGATCCTGGACTACGAGGGCATCGACCGGATCTCCAACCCGATCCCGCCGCTGGTGATGGTGCCCTCGACCTCGGGGACCGGGGCCGACGTCTCGCAGTTCTGCATCATCACCGACACCGAACGGCTCACCAAGATCACCATCATGGGGCGGGCGCTGGTCCCGGACGTCTCGGTGATCGACCCGCGGCTGCTGGTGACGATGCCGGACTGGCTCAACGCCGCCACCGGGCTGGACGCGCTGACCCACGGCATCGAGGCGTTCGTGTCGCTGGCGCACGGCCCGCTGACCGACACGCACGCACTGCACGCGGTCGCGCTGGTGCACGCCAACCTGCCGACCACGATGATCCGCCGCCACGACGACGGCCCGCGCACCGCGATGGCCCAGGCCGCGCTCGAGGCCGGTCTCGCCTTCACCAACGCGATCCTCGGCGCCACGCACGCGATGAGCCATCAGGTCGGCGGCATGCTGGATCTGCCACACGGACTGATCAACGGGGTGCTGCTACCACACGTGATCCGGTTCAACGGGGCCCAGGAGCCCACCCGGTTCGTGCCGATCGCGCAGGCCATGGGGCTGCCGGCCCGCCCGGGGATACCCGGTGACGAGGCCGTCGACATGGTCGCCACCGAGGTCCGCAAGCTCGCCGACGAGGTGGGCGTGCCGACCGGGCTGGGCGCGATCGGGGTCCGGGAGGCGGACGTGCCGCGGCTGGCCCGGCTCACCCTCGGCGACGCCTGCCTGACCACCAACCCGCGCACGGCGACCGTCGCCCAGATCGAGGACCTGTTCCGGGAGGCCTTGTAG
- a CDS encoding excalibur calcium-binding domain-containing protein, with protein MWPQRTWPRRHLDSAGRDRDDRVRPDAAGRAAGRIHLGDVVHQLTGAGRADATGAVAVNNARRRLRDDDYWRAHRHQPWLVLGGFLLLISVLAAITGQDEETLAGTGGRTAAGATGGSTEPALSRAGIAPELSSPVSAETTGADLPGTVTGQRRVSQIIDGDTIVLAAGDRVRVLGIDSCESGTSGGLAATIAARDALRGKTVTLRAEPGVDRDRHDRLLRYVEAPGVGDFGRYMVSHGTHTGVYDGRNDAASTYLASLRALGAERSCGAELSTRQQPAARAPAPVDAPAPAPPRTASPPAAPAPARAPAGEAFKNCAAARAAGAAPVHRGQPGYGPHLDRDNDGIGCEWS; from the coding sequence ATGTGGCCGCAGCGGACATGGCCGCGGCGGCACCTCGATTCGGCCGGGCGAGATCGTGACGACCGGGTCCGACCCGATGCGGCTGGCCGGGCCGCCGGGCGGATTCACCTCGGCGATGTCGTTCACCAGCTCACAGGTGCCGGTCGAGCGGACGCCACCGGAGCGGTCGCTGTGAACAACGCCCGCCGGCGTCTCCGCGACGACGACTACTGGCGTGCCCACCGCCACCAGCCGTGGCTCGTCCTCGGTGGGTTCCTGCTGCTGATATCGGTCCTCGCCGCGATCACCGGCCAGGACGAGGAGACCCTGGCCGGAACGGGTGGACGCACAGCAGCCGGCGCGACAGGGGGCTCGACGGAACCGGCGCTCTCCCGGGCAGGGATTGCGCCGGAGCTGTCGAGCCCGGTATCGGCGGAGACCACCGGGGCGGACCTTCCTGGGACGGTGACCGGTCAGCGGCGCGTGTCGCAGATCATCGACGGCGACACGATCGTCCTCGCTGCCGGCGACCGGGTCCGGGTGCTGGGCATCGATTCCTGCGAATCGGGCACGTCCGGCGGCCTCGCCGCAACCATCGCCGCGCGCGATGCCCTGCGTGGAAAGACCGTGACGCTACGGGCCGAGCCGGGCGTCGACCGCGATCGTCACGACCGCCTGCTGCGCTATGTGGAAGCTCCCGGAGTAGGAGACTTCGGCAGGTACATGGTCTCCCATGGCACCCATACCGGCGTCTACGACGGCCGGAACGATGCCGCCTCGACCTACCTCGCATCCCTGCGCGCGCTGGGCGCGGAGAGAAGCTGCGGCGCAGAGCTGAGCACACGACAGCAACCCGCGGCCCGGGCACCGGCACCGGTGGATGCTCCCGCACCCGCGCCGCCCCGAACCGCATCACCTCCGGCCGCGCCCGCCCCGGCGAGGGCTCCCGCCGGCGAGGCGTTCAAGAACTGCGCCGCCGCCCGCGCAGCCGGCGCCGCCCCCGTCCATCGCGGACAACCCGGATACGGCCCGCACCTGGACCGGGACAACGACGGGATCGGCTGTGAGTGGTCCTAG
- a CDS encoding MadS family sensor histidine kinase — MTAAARFPSRRTPSPHADRSAGPRPRPDLDALTGLRSGKPSFYSEYRVNAERLRRVIGSLDRISAALVRTMEGSEALVRAVADAAADHLSADWVVLALVDGELTDAVPRHVVIGPDGVEWADLRMVPDRVRRHIALLQGGTGAEDDSGRRHLHVPIRLNGRTVGGFVAWTPPDREIDDTDHSVLRILAGQTASALQNCALLDRAERLHARTAAQAEDLRTRNDELMRTQQALGAARQREVLDNERHRIARELHDSVTQYALSAGMHIELCRSEIDDPRLLEHLSTAKDLTRRAVEQLRSAIYALNDDDHADKDLPSMLRQLSTVHMPDELRVEVTIGGTPTALPHEHEQSLFRIAGEALFNTAMHASASRAVVRLAYQPDRVRLSISDDGGASPDQIRRTLRAASVRGPSGEHRGLVNMDARAREMGGTLRFRRSRIGGLQVQVDVPSGAAGREIP, encoded by the coding sequence ATGACCGCCGCGGCACGTTTCCCGAGCCGCCGGACCCCCTCGCCCCATGCGGATCGGAGCGCGGGGCCCCGGCCGCGGCCCGATCTCGACGCGCTCACCGGGCTCCGCTCGGGCAAACCGTCGTTCTACTCGGAGTACCGGGTCAACGCCGAACGGCTGCGGCGGGTGATCGGCTCGCTGGACCGGATCTCTGCCGCGCTGGTGCGCACGATGGAGGGTTCCGAGGCGCTGGTCCGCGCCGTCGCCGACGCCGCAGCGGACCACCTGTCGGCGGACTGGGTCGTGCTCGCGCTGGTCGACGGCGAACTGACCGACGCCGTGCCCCGGCACGTGGTGATCGGGCCGGACGGAGTCGAGTGGGCCGACCTGCGGATGGTGCCGGACCGGGTGCGCAGGCACATCGCGCTGCTGCAGGGCGGGACCGGCGCCGAGGACGACTCCGGCCGGCGGCACCTGCACGTCCCGATCCGGTTGAACGGCCGCACCGTCGGCGGGTTCGTCGCCTGGACCCCGCCGGACCGGGAGATCGACGACACCGACCACTCGGTGCTGCGCATCCTGGCCGGCCAGACCGCGTCGGCACTGCAGAACTGCGCACTGCTGGACCGGGCGGAGCGGCTGCACGCCCGCACCGCGGCGCAGGCCGAGGACCTGCGCACCCGCAACGACGAGCTGATGCGTACCCAGCAGGCGCTCGGGGCGGCCCGCCAGCGCGAGGTGCTCGACAACGAGCGGCACCGGATCGCCCGCGAGCTGCACGACAGCGTCACCCAGTACGCGCTGTCCGCCGGCATGCACATCGAGCTCTGCCGCAGCGAGATCGACGATCCCCGCCTGCTGGAGCACCTGAGCACCGCCAAGGACCTGACCCGCCGTGCGGTGGAGCAGCTCCGCTCGGCGATCTACGCCCTCAACGACGACGACCACGCCGACAAGGACCTGCCCTCGATGCTGCGGCAGCTGTCCACCGTGCACATGCCCGACGAGCTGCGGGTCGAGGTCACGATCGGCGGCACCCCGACGGCGCTGCCGCACGAGCACGAGCAGTCGCTGTTCCGGATCGCCGGCGAGGCGCTGTTCAACACCGCGATGCACGCGTCGGCGTCCCGGGCGGTGGTCCGGCTGGCCTACCAGCCCGACCGGGTGCGGCTCTCGATCTCCGACGACGGCGGGGCGTCGCCCGACCAGATCCGCCGCACGCTGCGCGCGGCGTCGGTCCGCGGCCCGTCGGGCGAGCACCGCGGTCTGGTCAACATGGACGCGCGGGCCCGGGAGATGGGTGGCACGCTGCGGTTCCGCCGGTCCCGGATCGGCGGGTTGCAGGTGCAGGTGGACGTCCCGTCCGGGGCGGCCGGGAGGGAGATCCCGTGA